A region of the Oncorhynchus clarkii lewisi isolate Uvic-CL-2024 chromosome 29, UVic_Ocla_1.0, whole genome shotgun sequence genome:
cattgaccccctttttaTTTGCACAGATTCTCTAGCACAGGCTCtgtgcacactcactggactctatcaACCGACCAACACATATTACACCCACACTCCAACACACTACATACGACTACATAtcctcacacacactttcactctacacatactgctgctgctaatcTGTTTATTATATCATGATTGCCTAGTCAcgtttacccctacctacagcacatgtacataattacctcaacttcctcgtacccctgcacattgactcagtaccggttgtccttgtatatagtctcgttattttgttactattttttttttgtcatactTTTTAACTGTGCTTTGTTGCGAAAGGGCTCGCAAATAAGCTTTTCACAGCAAAGTCTACACCTCTTGTATTTGGTGACCAATATAATTTGACTTTCAAAACTTGCAATGAGTTCCTAGCCCAAGGGAGGGTATTTTCTTGCTCCCTACGTAACAAATCAAacccaattttattggtcacattcacatgattagcagatgttaatacgagtgtagcgaaatgcttgtgcttctagttctgaccgtgcagtaatatctaacaagtaatctaacaatttcacaacaactaccttatatacacaagtgtaaaaggaatgaataagaatatgtactgtacatataaatatatggatgagagatGGCCGAACGGcagaggcaagatgcagtagatggtatacagtaccgtatatacatatgagatgagtaatgtagggtatgtaaacattgtataaagtgactagtgatacatttattacatccaattttttattattaaagtggctagagatttgagtcagtatgttggcagcagccactcaatgtagtgatggctgtttaacattctgatgccttgagatagaagctgtttttcagtctcttgctcccagctttgatgcacctgtactgacctcgccttctggatgatagcggggtgaacaggcagtggctcgggtggttgttgtccttgatgatctttttggccttcctgtgacatcgggtgctgtaggtgtcctggagggcaggtagtttgcccccggtgatgcgttgtgcagacctcactgccctctggagagccttacggttgtgggtggagcagttgcagtaccaggtggtgatacagcctgacaggatgctctcgattgtgcatctgtaaaagtttgtgtgtttttgttgacaagccaaatttcttcagcctcctgaggttgaagaggcgctgttgcgccttcatcaccacactgtctgtgtggatgggccatttcagtttgtctgtgatgtgtacgccgatgaacttaacttactaccctctccactattgtcccgtcgatgtggataggggggtgctccctctgctgttcctgaagtccacgatcatctcctttgttttgttgacattgtgtgaggttattttcctgacaccacactccgagggccctcacctcctccctgtaggccgtctcgttgttggtaatcaagcctaccactgtagtgtcgtctgcaaacttgatgattgactgCGAATCTTATAAGTGTTTGATGTCATCGGGGAGAACTTAACTTATTTTCTACAAAACTTAAACATTGGTATTGTGCTAGAGATAATGAAATGTTGAAAAGTGGAGGAGTTTCCCTTTAACTCAATTTGTATTTAAAGAAATGTATTGTGTTGCACCATAGAGAATATAAAGGACTGATATGATTGGCTGCCATGTGGAATAGAGAAGCATGTCTGTTTCTATACATTAATATGCAAAGTTCTGAACGTTTCACCAGACTGAATACATCCAATAACACCATCTGGTACAGTCTCCATAGACGGGTTGGTTGATTAGCAACAAAACCAACGTGTGCGAAACTATGGGGCAAACcggacagggttggcttagattgttgacatgtAAACCATATttcgtctccaatgtttattgaaaacataagtACATTTTCACAGTGAGCAtttctctcaaatacattgttgcagttgttggttagctaactagcagatttgagccatattagcataggcatgacatcagtcaaaacaagacatggtataaAGAACAAGATAAAATAGCCACCTacaattccccacatggcagcttcttgtcattgttgctagacTTCTGCCCCATTAAATTGTGTGCATCGTTTGTGACGTTGTCAGCTATCCCGTCTATTCCTTCCTACTGTGAACACACAAGGTAAATAAATGCAAGGCATTCCATGTGAAAACAGATTTCAATAGACACGTTCAAATACTCTTTATTCAAAGGTTTTTCACCCAGGGTAAAGCTAGTCTGGGAATCTGGTCATTTCAAGTCTTGACACTTACAAGTTATAAGATACCCATTGACTCTTGAAGAATATATAGCCTCATGAGCCTATCCCAAAATATAAGGTTTCATTCACTggttaaaaaaaacaaggacGTAAACCCCTCAAAATATGTTTAAAATTATCGTGTGGATGTCATGGACTGTCAGTGAGTCAGTCCATGTATCTAGAGCGTGATTCATGAATTTGAGAAATGTTATTTTCCTAATCTCATCCCTCAGCTATATAGCAAAACAAGTGGAGGGGGGTGGCCATTTTGTTGTGTTCTGTTCCCAGAATGTAGCTTTAACAATGGTAACTATCGTGTCTAAGTCCTTCCACAAAGTCCTACATGACCAGTCTCCTGTCAGCAGTTCCTGTTCCTCCTCAGAGGTACTTGTAGACAGCCTTGTCCGCTAAGGTCTGGACCTCCATCTTGACGGGACACTTGTAGAAGTGGGAGAGCAGCGTCTCTGTGTAGCCAATTAGGAAGTATAACTTCTGAGGAGGGAGTTTCTGCAACATCAGGGCACACACCACCAGCATGTTCCCTCGCCGCTTTATCACAACTTCATTGGCTAGGCAGTTATGGAAGGTGCCGAAGATGAAACGCCGCACAAACATATCCTCTACTGTACGATCGgatgctcctccctctccctgtaagTTGCCTAGTAGATAAAGAGGGACgaatagaggatggagggagaagagacaaACATTAGGAATACTTGAACAATTATGAAGTACTTAGCTGCATAATTAACTGATGAGTTGAAGGCTAGCCCCTAGGACAGCATATTTGCTAATACGGTTGGTGTTGTCTTTACATATAAGATCAGATAACTCCGTgtgtaggatttttttttttaactcaccAGTGTGCTGGGAAAGCCAACCTTTGCGGTGGCCTATGTGGTGGGGGTGGAGGGCTTGCTCGTAGGTCAGTGGTCGGTCTCCTTTCCCCACTCGGATACGGGCTGCCCGATTCTAAGACAAAAGAAAGGCACAGATGTTTAGTTGAAAGCAGCCTTGTCAGCAGCAAGTGAGTGACTAGGTAATGTCCAATGTGGAGGACGGAAATGCTGTAACGTTAGTCTTCGAATAAAAGATACCTTGCAGCATATTGCAGTGACATGAAGTGTTCGTGTTCCAGAGTTGACGCATATCGAAGTTCCGACTCTGGCAAGCGCGATCTGTGAGGCAAAGACATGAATGCAAAGACACCGAGAAACAGACAAGTAACAttgacagctaacgttagctacatcGGCTAGCCAGCCAGAAACACACTTTCTCCAAGCCCACACACGTATCTAAACAAAAACGGTTCATAATTCAAATGTAACAATACTTTAAAGTATAATGTTGTCAAATTATGGACTAAATGTAAACATGCTTCTCACCGATAATTTCACACCCCGACAGCTCAAAGACGCAGCCATTTTGACTAACGAAAGTGTTTGTGGGAAGGGCCAATGGCCTGGGCATGGCTAGAAGGggtacagcttttgtcaaattaacgtcaGATTTGACTTTGCCTAGCAGTTTATGATAAttaggttaggttaagggttagccAAAATGCTAAACGTTTCAAATTTGGACAAAAGTGGGAATCCATCAAGCCCAGTGACCAGTGGCGATTTCatcatgtaaatcttggtggggcaaaaaaaaaattaagtagagggatgcatgccagcaaaccACTACGCAACACAAAACTAAACAATGCATTAATTGCattataacggtgacaaacggtgcccacaaactgtttggGTCTACATGAAGCTGTGCCAgcagcagtcccaacatcttaccactgctacaccagACTATGAgtagagccttgtctggcagcgaaacagttcatccagcctcatttactgccttaaaaAAATTTAAACCGCTGTTATGGCTTacacaaatgtggtttctaatggcAATTGATATGTACAAACTATTGCATTAGGAGACAACAAGCGGATAATATGCAATTTCAATTAAgacaatgagcgagctaggacgtaagtagtcaatatatatatatatatatatatatatatatatatatatatatatatatatatatatatatatatatatatatatatatacttttttaaaacctttatttaactaggcaagtcagttaagaacaaattcttattttcagtgacggcctaggaacagtgggttaactgcctgttcaggggcagaacgacagatttgtaccttgtcagctcgggggtttgaacttgcaaccttccggttactagtccaacactctaaccactaaccactaggctaccctgccgccccaatataactatttgttcagcactt
Encoded here:
- the LOC139388101 gene encoding small ribosomal subunit protein uS3m, whose translation is MAASLSCRGVKLSIALARVGTSICVNSGTRTLHVTAICCKNRAARIRVGKGDRPLTYEQALHPHHIGHRKGWLSQHTGNLQGEGGASDRTVEDMFVRRFIFGTFHNCLANEVVIKRRGNMLVVCALMLQKLPPQKLYFLIGYTETLLSHFYKCPVKMEVQTLADKAVYKYL